In Desulfovibrio litoralis DSM 11393, a genomic segment contains:
- a CDS encoding restriction endonuclease subunit S, translated as MSKLEELINELCPNGVVFYSLWEVTIWDKKFNAVERIKQPKIISYPYLLAAELFAIEKEEGNVFLLSTGEQTGWTTEALAKNYLCVGEVITIPWGKSRPVRDVMKYYKGKFVTADNRIATSSDTKIMLNKYLYYWMISQGELIDSFYRGSGIKHPSMKDVLDLLIPVPPLPVQQEIVRILDNFTELTAELTAELTAELTARKKQYEYYRDALLTFGDEVEWKTLGEIAVDIYRGSGITRDQIITNGTPCVRYGEIYTKYDIWFDQCVSYINEDDVKSKKYFEYGDILFAITGESIEDIAKSCAYIGKKKCLAGGDIVVLKHKQNPKYLSYALSTLNALHQKRKGKVKSKVVHSSVPAIKAIKIPVPPLAEQQRIVDILDRFDSLCNDITTGLPAEITARKKQYEYYRDKLLTFKEAK; from the coding sequence ATGAGTAAATTAGAAGAGCTGATAAATGAGCTTTGTCCTAACGGGGTGGTATTTTACTCACTTTGGGAAGTGACAATTTGGGATAAAAAATTTAATGCAGTTGAAAGAATTAAACAACCTAAAATTATTAGTTATCCTTATTTACTTGCCGCAGAACTTTTTGCAATTGAAAAAGAAGAAGGAAATGTATTTCTTCTGTCAACAGGAGAACAAACTGGTTGGACAACAGAAGCGTTAGCCAAAAATTATTTGTGTGTTGGAGAAGTAATAACAATCCCGTGGGGGAAATCTCGACCAGTTAGAGATGTCATGAAATATTATAAAGGTAAATTCGTAACTGCTGATAATCGCATTGCTACATCTTCTGATACAAAGATAATGTTAAATAAATATTTGTATTATTGGATGATAAGCCAAGGTGAATTGATAGACTCATTTTACCGTGGATCAGGAATAAAACATCCTAGTATGAAAGATGTGTTAGATTTGTTAATCCCTGTCCCGCCACTTCCTGTTCAACAAGAGATTGTGCGTATTTTAGATAATTTTACAGAGCTTACAGCAGAGCTTACAGCAGAGCTTACAGCAGAGCTTACAGCCAGAAAAAAGCAATATGAATATTATCGAGATGCCTTATTGACGTTTGGCGATGAGGTGGAATGGAAAACGCTGGGAGAAATTGCCGTTGATATATATCGTGGTTCAGGAATAACAAGGGATCAGATTATTACCAACGGGACACCATGCGTTAGATATGGAGAAATATATACCAAATATGATATTTGGTTTGATCAATGTGTATCATATATAAATGAAGATGACGTTAAAAGTAAGAAATATTTTGAATATGGGGATATTTTATTTGCAATTACAGGTGAAAGCATCGAGGATATAGCTAAATCTTGTGCATATATTGGTAAAAAAAAATGCTTAGCTGGGGGCGATATAGTTGTTTTAAAACATAAACAAAATCCAAAATATCTTTCGTATGCATTATCAACATTAAATGCGTTACATCAAAAACGTAAAGGGAAAGTTAAGAGCAAAGTAGTACATTCCAGTGTACCTGCTATAAAAGCAATAAAAATCCCTGTCCCGCCACTAGCCGAACAACAACGCATAGTCGATATTCTAGACCGCTTCGATAGCCTTTGTAACGATATAACAACGGGTTTACCTGCCGAAATTACAGCACGCAAAAAACAATATGAATATTATAGAGATAAACTCTTAACCTTTAAGGAGGCAAAATAA
- a CDS encoding type II toxin-antitoxin system Phd/YefM family antitoxin, which produces MRLSQDIKPISYVKANSAKVLDQVNQGSPMIITQNGEAQAVLMGIKTYERLTEGIALLKILSISEKSIEAGEGLPATEAFAHIRSSIKEAKNNG; this is translated from the coding sequence ATGCGTTTAAGCCAAGATATTAAGCCAATAAGTTATGTTAAAGCCAATAGTGCAAAGGTGCTTGATCAGGTTAATCAAGGTAGCCCCATGATTATTACTCAAAATGGAGAAGCTCAAGCTGTACTTATGGGGATAAAAACTTATGAACGCCTCACAGAAGGGATTGCTTTATTAAAAATTCTTTCGATTAGCGAAAAAAGCATAGAAGCAGGCGAGGGGCTACCTGCAACAGAAGCCTTTGCACATATTCGCAGTAGCATAAAAGAGGCTAAAAACAATGGCTAA
- a CDS encoding DUF2628 domain-containing protein, whose product MICPFCKEEIADGAIKCKHCASMLNTNANTASASTANSGKDAYATINSLNISNELKDKLRFVHDNIKGTKFGLPDYGLKGAELRKTFNWWAFFFIGFYYLIKGMWKKLLSMIWLAILIGLFIEILSGILLYLFGFGIIGFLKALNIVSWVPLSVIAMQSAYYDLYRKEVLKEDFWW is encoded by the coding sequence ATGATTTGTCCATTTTGTAAAGAAGAAATAGCTGACGGTGCAATAAAATGTAAGCACTGTGCCTCAATGCTCAATACCAACGCCAATACTGCCAGTGCGTCAACTGCTAATAGTGGAAAAGATGCGTATGCAACGATTAATTCTTTGAATATTTCTAATGAATTGAAAGATAAATTACGCTTTGTGCATGACAATATAAAAGGCACAAAATTTGGTTTACCTGATTATGGCTTAAAAGGTGCTGAGTTACGTAAGACCTTTAATTGGTGGGCATTCTTTTTTATTGGTTTTTATTATTTAATTAAGGGTATGTGGAAGAAGTTATTATCAATGATATGGCTTGCTATATTAATAGGTCTTTTTATAGAAATATTAAGTGGAATATTATTATATTTATTTGGCTTTGGTATAATCGGTTTTCTTAAAGCTCTCAATATCGTGTCATGGGTTCCTTTGTCAGTAATAGCAATGCAAAGTGCGTATTATGACCTTTATCGGAAGGAAGTATTGAAAGAGGATTTTTGGTGGTAA
- a CDS encoding helix-turn-helix transcriptional regulator yields the protein MPQKLDDAKATEKILLLYTQLLFSGKKYWLAELAKQFNCSKATMMRLMSTIEVSGVAEIETGIENGRRWYQLKNLPSRPHISLSQEEVEKLSLCRDLLGRLLPEGIEQVISSGIEKISGLMPHSSERASATVIRGANIVWGRIKYTETQQAYLELMLKAVSEHTIFEVAYKEEKHLFDRPNPMQYRFVPMRLTNENGSINIEGWRISDDVIPKKKYAITLALHRIITCKSTTEKFLKCPDLPEHKGAFGLVGFRPFEARVRFSEVYSSYISDRVWSEDQKIIELDGGEIELQFKASSHIGLVNWVLGFGAGAELLEPAYLREQILEEVEEMYGFYAPEED from the coding sequence ATGCCTCAAAAACTTGATGATGCTAAAGCCACAGAAAAAATTTTGCTTTTATACACACAACTTTTATTTTCTGGCAAAAAATATTGGTTAGCAGAGTTGGCAAAGCAATTTAATTGTTCAAAGGCGACTATGATGCGTTTAATGTCAACTATTGAGGTTTCAGGCGTAGCAGAAATTGAGACTGGAATTGAGAACGGTCGACGCTGGTATCAACTGAAAAACCTACCCAGTAGACCGCATATAAGTTTAAGCCAAGAAGAGGTTGAAAAACTATCTTTATGTAGGGATTTGCTAGGGCGTTTATTACCAGAGGGCATTGAACAAGTAATTTCATCAGGTATTGAAAAAATCTCTGGATTAATGCCTCACAGTTCAGAACGTGCAAGTGCTACAGTCATAAGAGGGGCAAATATTGTTTGGGGGCGGATTAAATACACCGAAACACAACAAGCATATTTGGAGTTAATGCTTAAAGCTGTGTCTGAACATACTATTTTTGAAGTAGCATATAAGGAAGAAAAACATCTTTTTGACCGTCCTAACCCTATGCAATATCGCTTTGTGCCTATGCGTCTTACTAATGAAAACGGAAGTATCAATATTGAGGGTTGGCGAATTAGCGATGATGTTATTCCTAAGAAAAAATATGCTATAACCCTTGCTTTACACCGCATAATAACTTGTAAAAGCACAACAGAAAAATTTCTTAAATGTCCTGACTTGCCTGAGCATAAAGGGGCTTTTGGGCTGGTTGGTTTTAGACCATTTGAGGCACGTGTGCGTTTTTCTGAGGTTTATAGCTCTTATATCAGCGATAGAGTGTGGAGCGAAGACCAAAAGATCATTGAACTTGATGGCGGAGAAATAGAATTACAGTTTAAAGCCTCAAGTCATATTGGCTTAGTCAATTGGGTGCTTGGTTTTGGAGCAGGGGCAGAGTTGCTTGAACCAGCTTATTTACGAGAACAAATACTAGAAGAAGTTGAAGAAATGTATGGTTTTTATGCACCAGAAGAAGATTAA
- a CDS encoding virulence RhuM family protein — translation MSIELDFLIYNAPNEDVKVNVIVKDETVWVTQKAMAELFGIDRSVVTKHLKNIFITEELNKETVCAFFAHTATDGKTYNTQYYNLDAIISVGYRVNSAKATSFRIWATKILKEYIQKGFVMDDERLKQGSEVFGKDYFKELLERVRSIRASERRIWQQITDIFAECSIDYSNNSDFTKNFYAMVQNKFHYAITGKTAAEIIYSKADKTQNNMGLTTWKNSPDGRILKSDAKTAKNYLSEKEIKQLERLVSGYFDYIEDLIERENTFTMEEFSASINEFLEFRRYDILKDKGKISMEKAQIKAISEYDAFNKTQKIVSDFDRSLKKLTAKHLGSKKVGKKDE, via the coding sequence ATGAGCATAGAGCTTGATTTTTTAATATATAACGCACCTAATGAAGATGTAAAAGTTAACGTTATTGTAAAAGACGAGACTGTTTGGGTTACACAAAAAGCTATGGCGGAGTTGTTTGGTATAGACCGCTCTGTTGTAACAAAACACCTAAAAAATATTTTTATTACAGAAGAGTTAAATAAAGAAACAGTATGTGCATTTTTTGCACATACTGCTACAGACGGTAAAACCTACAATACACAATATTATAATCTTGATGCGATTATTTCTGTTGGTTATCGTGTTAATTCTGCTAAAGCGACTAGCTTTCGTATTTGGGCAACAAAAATATTAAAGGAATATATTCAAAAGGGCTTTGTTATGGACGATGAACGTCTAAAGCAGGGTTCTGAGGTTTTTGGTAAAGATTATTTTAAAGAGCTTTTAGAACGTGTTCGTTCTATTCGGGCTAGTGAACGCCGAATTTGGCAACAAATAACTGATATTTTTGCTGAATGTAGCATTGACTATAGTAACAACTCTGATTTTACAAAGAATTTTTATGCTATGGTACAAAATAAATTCCACTACGCTATTACAGGAAAAACAGCAGCGGAGATTATATACAGTAAGGCGGATAAAACCCAAAACAATATGGGGCTTACAACGTGGAAAAATTCACCAGATGGACGTATTTTAAAGAGTGATGCAAAAACTGCTAAAAATTACCTTTCAGAAAAAGAAATTAAACAGTTAGAACGTTTGGTTTCGGGTTATTTTGATTATATAGAAGATTTAATTGAACGGGAAAACACCTTTACGATGGAAGAGTTTTCAGCCAGCATCAATGAGTTTTTAGAGTTTCGCCGTTATGACATATTAAAAGATAAGGGTAAAATATCTATGGAAAAAGCACAAATAAAAGCTATTTCTGAATATGACGCATTTAATAAAACCCAAAAAATAGTTTCAGACTTTGACCGTAGCCTAAAAAAACTTACAGCAAAACACCTTGGCTCTAAAAAAGTTGGTAAAAAAGATGAGTAA
- a CDS encoding type I restriction-modification system subunit M, with product MADNKKEQERTELHRAIWNIANELRGSVDGWDFKQYILGMLFYRYISENLANYINQAEWETGNKAFDYATISDNDAEQAREDLVKTKGFFILPSELFQNIKNTAQTDENLNETLEKIFKNIEASALGTLSEANFKGLFDDIDINSNKLGATVARRNERLVTLINGIADMKLGDYKDNTIDAFGDAYEFLMSMYASSAGKSGGEFFTPQEVSELLTRLTLVGKTEVNKVYDPACGSGSLLLKFAKILGKENVRNGFFGQEINITTYNLCRINMFLHDIDYDKFDIGHANTLIDPMHGDIEPFEAIVSNPPYSIKWAGDSNPLLINDPRFSPAGILAPKSKADLAFVMHSLSWLATSGTASIVCFPGVMYRSGAEQKIRKYLIDNNYIDCIIQLPDNLFFGTSIATCIMVLKKNKRENKTLFIDASKECKKVTNNNKLEDSNIEKIVSVFSSRESIAHFSYLATKKEIEKQDYNLSVSSYVEQKDTREKIDIVALNAEISQIVARQQLLRSEIDKIVAEIEV from the coding sequence ATGGCTGACAATAAAAAAGAACAAGAACGTACTGAGCTTCATAGGGCAATTTGGAATATAGCCAATGAGTTACGTGGTAGTGTTGATGGTTGGGATTTTAAACAGTATATTTTAGGTATGCTCTTTTACAGATATATTTCTGAAAATTTGGCTAATTATATCAACCAAGCAGAATGGGAAACTGGAAATAAAGCTTTTGATTATGCGACTATTTCAGATAATGATGCGGAACAAGCCAGAGAAGACCTTGTAAAAACAAAGGGATTTTTTATTCTTCCGAGTGAACTTTTTCAAAATATAAAAAATACAGCCCAAACAGATGAAAATTTAAACGAAACCTTAGAAAAAATATTTAAAAATATTGAAGCTTCGGCTTTAGGAACGCTCAGCGAAGCCAATTTTAAAGGTCTTTTTGATGATATTGATATTAATAGCAATAAATTAGGAGCTACTGTTGCAAGACGAAACGAAAGGTTGGTAACGCTGATTAACGGTATTGCAGACATGAAACTTGGCGATTATAAAGATAATACCATTGATGCTTTTGGTGATGCTTATGAATTTTTAATGAGTATGTATGCGTCGAGTGCAGGAAAAAGTGGGGGCGAATTTTTTACACCGCAAGAAGTATCAGAGCTTTTAACTCGTTTAACTCTTGTTGGAAAAACAGAGGTTAATAAAGTTTATGATCCCGCTTGTGGTAGTGGTTCGTTGTTGCTTAAGTTTGCAAAAATTCTTGGAAAAGAGAACGTGAGAAACGGATTTTTTGGACAAGAAATTAATATAACCACTTATAACCTTTGTCGTATCAATATGTTTTTACATGATATTGATTATGATAAGTTTGATATTGGTCATGCCAATACTTTAATTGACCCTATGCATGGAGATATTGAGCCTTTTGAGGCTATTGTTTCCAACCCTCCTTATTCTATCAAGTGGGCTGGAGATTCTAACCCTTTGTTAATTAATGACCCTCGTTTTTCGCCGGCCGGAATATTAGCTCCAAAATCTAAAGCCGATCTTGCTTTTGTTATGCATAGTCTTTCTTGGCTTGCAACAAGTGGAACAGCCTCTATTGTTTGTTTTCCTGGTGTAATGTATCGTAGCGGAGCAGAGCAAAAAATCAGGAAATATTTAATAGATAATAACTATATTGATTGTATTATTCAGCTTCCTGACAATCTGTTTTTTGGAACAAGTATAGCTACTTGTATTATGGTTTTAAAAAAGAACAAGAGAGAAAATAAAACCTTATTTATTGACGCTTCAAAAGAATGTAAAAAAGTAACCAATAATAATAAATTAGAAGACAGCAATATTGAAAAAATTGTTTCTGTTTTTAGTTCAAGAGAATCTATTGCTCATTTTAGTTATTTAGCGACAAAAAAAGAAATAGAAAAACAAGACTATAATCTTTCTGTCTCCAGTTATGTAGAACAAAAAGATACCAGAGAAAAAATAGATATTGTTGCTCTTAACGCTGAAATCAGTCAAATCGTTGCTCGCCAACAGCTTTTGCGTAGTGAGATTGACAAAATTGTGGCTGAAATTGAGGTATAA
- a CDS encoding type II toxin-antitoxin system RelE/ParE family toxin: MAKVVLSPEAIEDILSIHQYILERDGFAQAEAILQRLENKVYSLEKLSLRGKFPDELLDFGNSKIREIQEAPWRIFYYPEKDTIFVLAVLDGRRSMADLLLERLME, translated from the coding sequence ATGGCTAAGGTTGTTTTGTCTCCTGAGGCGATTGAAGATATTTTAAGCATACATCAATACATATTAGAACGTGATGGTTTTGCACAGGCAGAAGCAATTTTGCAAAGGCTGGAAAATAAAGTTTATAGCTTGGAAAAGCTTTCTTTGCGTGGCAAATTTCCTGATGAATTGTTAGATTTCGGTAATTCTAAAATACGAGAAATTCAAGAAGCCCCTTGGCGAATTTTTTATTACCCTGAAAAAGACACAATATTTGTACTTGCGGTTCTTGACGGTAGAAGATCAATGGCAGACCTGTTGCTAGAGCGGTTAATGGAGTAA
- a CDS encoding helix-turn-helix domain-containing protein produces the protein MSAISSRLGKRIRALRISRDLSQEQLAERSGMSAKYLGEVERGVGNISIELLTNLASELGITITEIVDYDHEQSPQQLTEEIISMVKQLKSKDAQLVYRMLKVLTNL, from the coding sequence ATGAGTGCTATCAGCAGTCGCCTTGGCAAACGTATTCGTGCCTTGCGTATTAGCCGTGATCTCTCTCAGGAACAACTGGCGGAACGATCTGGAATGAGTGCAAAATATTTGGGTGAAGTGGAACGTGGAGTTGGGAATATCTCCATTGAACTTTTAACAAACCTTGCCTCCGAACTTGGCATAACTATTACAGAGATTGTAGACTACGACCACGAACAATCACCTCAACAGCTAACAGAAGAAATAATCAGCATGGTTAAACAGTTAAAATCCAAAGATGCTCAACTGGTTTACCGTATGCTTAAAGTGCTTACCAATTTATAA